CTACAGCCTCTATCTCAAGCTGCTCGGCGCGCGCATCGGCCACAATACGATCGTGGAATGCCGCACGATCCCGGTCTGCACGGACCTCATCGTCATCGGTGACAATGCGATCCTGCGCAAGGAATCGGTGATCTTGGGCTACCACGCCCGCGCCGGCTACATCCACACCGGCCCGGTCGAGGTGGGCGACGGCGCCTTCGTCGGCGTCGGCTGCGTGCTCGACATCGACACGCGGATCGGCAAGGGCTCGCAGCTCGGCCATTCCTCCTCGCTCCAGCGCGGCCAGACCATCCCCAATGGCGAGCACTGGCACGGCTCGCCCGCCGTGCCGACGACGGCCGACTATTGCAAGGTGCGCGGCCGGTCCCTTTCGGAGATCAGGCGCATCCTGTTCGAGGTGGTGCAGCTCGTCGGGCTGTTCGCCATCGTCACGCCCTTCCCGCTTCTGTTCCACTCCTATTGGCAGAATGTCAGCGACGACTATCAGGAGACGATCGGCATCGTCGCCATCGGCACGACGGTGACGCTGCTCGGCACGCTCGCCGTCTCGCTGGCCGCCGCCCTCCTGCTGCCGCGCATCGCCAAGCTAGTGCTGAAGCCGGGGCGGACCTACACGCTCTACGGCTTCCACTATCTCGTGCAGAACGCCGTGGAGTTCTGCACCAACTCGCGCCTGCTCAACCTTCTGTTCGGCGACAGTTCGGCCGCCGTCCACTACATCCGGGCCCTCGGCTGGAAGCTCAATTCCGTCACCCAGACCGGCTCGAACTTCGGCAGCAATCAGAGCCAGGAGAACCCGCTTCTCTGCGAGATCGGCAGCCAGACCATGGTGTCGGACGGCTTGTTCATGATCAACATGCACAAGTCCGCCTCCTCGTTCCGGCTGCACCACACCAAGGTCGGAGAGCGCAACTACTTCGGCAACAACATCTATTTCCCACCCGATAGCCGAACCGGGGCGAACTGCCTGCTCGGCACCAAGGTCATGGTGCCGATCGACGGTCCGGTGCGCGAGAATGTCGGCCTGCTCGGCTCGCCGCCCTTCGAGATCCCGCGCATGGTAAGCCGCGACAAGGAGCTGATCGCCGGCGTCAGCGAAAGCGACCGCCGCCTGCGGGTGCGGGAAAAGAACCGCCACAACGCGCTGACGGCCCTGTTCTTCCTGGCCACCCAATGGCTGGAGCTGTTCATCGCGCTGGTGATCGCCGACCGGGCCTTGAACTATTACGACGAATGGGGTGCGACGGCGCTCTTCCTGGGTGCCCTGCTCGTCATGGTGATCGAGGTGCCTCTGCATGTCTTCATCGAGCGGGCGAGCCTGGGCTTCGGTCTCCTCAAGCCGCGCATGACGACGATCTACGACCGATCCTTCTGGCGCCACGAGCGGCACTGGAAGCTGTCGGACTCGCCGATCATCAACCTCTTCCCCGGCACGCCCTTCCGGCCGCTGATGCTGAAGCTTCTGGGTTGCGAGGTCGGCCGGCGGGTCTATGACGCCGGCGCCAACCTCACCGAGCGTTCGCTGGTGTCGATCGGCGACGACGCGACGCTGAACGAGCGCTGCGTCATCCAGGCCCACTCGCTGGAGGAAGGCGCCTTCAAGTCCGACGCCATCCGCATCGGCAACGGCTGCACGCTCGGCCCGGCCGCCTTCGTCCATTACGGCGTGGTGATGGGCGACGAGTCGATGGTGGACACCGACTCCTTCGTCATGAAGGGCGAGGTGCTCGAACCCGGCTCGATCTGGCGCGGCAACCCGGCCAAGCTCCACCGCTTCGCCGCCCCGGTGCGCAGCCGCGGCACGAGGCAGGCGGCGCTTTGAGCACGGCCTCCCCTATCGCCGCGATCCGCCTCGCGCCCGTTGCGCCGGCGGATCGCGATCGGCTGGCAGCGCTCGCCGTGGCGCCGGATCAGGCCGGTTTCGTCGCCAGCAACGCCGCCTCGCTGGAGGAGGCCGACGAGGACCCGGACGCCCGCCCGCGCGCGCTCTGGTTGAGCGACGGGCCGGGCTCGGCCGAGCGGCTGGTCGGTTTTCTCATGTACGAAGCGCCCTCCGGCGATACCGAAGCGCGCATCTATCGGCTGATGATCGACCGCGCCGAGCAGGGACGAGGCCTCGGCAAGGCCGCCCTCCAGGCCGTGCTCGGCGAAATCCGCGCCCTGGCGCACATCCAGGAAATCTCGATCTGCTACGACCCCGGCAATGCGGCAGCGCGGCACATGTATGGGCAGGCCGGCTTCGTCGAGGAAGGCTTGGACGAGGACGGCGAGATGATCGCCCGGCTCCTCTGGCCCAAAATCTGACGTGAGCGCCGGGCCGGGCGCGTTCCCCACTCCCGACGAGGCAGCGCTCCAGGCGGCGCTCGACCATCTCGCCCCGCCCGGCATTCGCATTGCCTGCCGCGCGCTGCGCGCGGGAGACGCGGCGCATCTCCTGCCCGAAGAGGCCGGCTCGATCACCGCCAGACATCCCGCTCGTCGGGATGCGAGCGTCGCGGCGCGCTGGGCGGCGCGGCAGTTGCTGAAGGCGCATGGGCTGGGCGAAGCCGCCATTCCCCGCGCGCCCTCCGGCGCGCCGATCTGGCCCGCCGGGCTGACGGGCTCGCTCGCCCATGACGAGACGATGGCCGTGGCGGCGCTCGGCCGGATCGATGTCATGGGCTCGCTCGGTGTCGATGTCGAGCCGCCCGAGCCCTTATCGCCCGATCTGCTTCCGCTCGTCGTGACGGCAGCAGATCGGCTTCCCGAACCCTCCGACCTCTTGGCGGCGCGCCTCGTGTTCTGCGCCAAGGAAGCCGTCTACAAAGCCGTCTATCCTCTGGACGGGCAGATCCTCGACTATGGCGACATCGCCGTCGATCTCCCGCTCCGGCGCGCCACGACCCGCTCCGGCCGCCAGCTCCGGCTGTTTATCTGCACGGTGCCGCGCCTCGTAGTGCTGGCCGTGATGGAGGTCTGACCCGCGCGTCCCCTGTCAGCCGTCGAGGCCAAGTGGGTCCTTCGCGCGGGGCCAGAGCTGAAGGCTGGCCTTGCGGTAGGGCGTCGTGGCGGGGTCGGTCGGGTAGGAGGTTGGCGAGGCGACATAGACGATCTCGCTCGCCACCGGCTGGAAACCGGCGTGGAAATGGTTTGTGGACTTCACCAGAAGCAGGTCCTTGGCGGCGAAGTCGACGCCCATATTGCTGAAGATGTCGGGCTCGTAGGTCTGCGTCCGGCTGGTGATGAGGATCACGTCGATCTCGGTTCCGATCAGGCGGATCGTGGCGGCGCGGCCGAGCGTGACGCGGCTGTTGCGAAAGCTCTGCCAGCCGCTTTCCTCGACGCGGAGGACACGCACCCGCGCGTCGAGCGGCTGGCCGCCATGCGGGCCGGACTTGCCGCCGAAGCGCAGGTCGATCTCCGCCCCCTCGCCCGCCGCGTGGCAGAAGGACACGGCGATCGGGTCCCAGATCGTGGCCAGCGCCACCTTGCCCGCATCGCCCCGCTCCAAAATGCGGCGCAGGACATGCGTCGCGTCGCCCGCGACGCCGCCGCCGGGATTGTCCCAGATATCGGCGACCACCACGGGCTTCTCGGGATGCGCGACGCGGATCGCCCCCGCATGGTCGAGGCCGGCTTCGGTGTCGAGGATCGGCATCGCCGTGGTGCCGCGAAGCGCATAGAGCTCGCGCCCCAGCCGCTCCGCTAGCGCCTCGCCTTTGGCCTTGTCGCCGTCGGTGACAACCACGATCCTTGTGCCCATCTCCGGCACGTCGCCCGCCATGAAACCGTGGATCACCGAGACGGCGAGAATGCCGTCCCGCCCTTCCATCGCCTTCAACCGGTCCACGAAGCCGCGCATTGGTTCGCGGCTCGTCGGATAGATTGAGATCATGCGGCAGTCGAAGGTGGAGATCACGGGTTTGATCTCGCCCCGGATCGTGCGCAGGGCGAGATCCACCACCAGCTCGCCACGCTCCTCGAAATCGGTGTGGGGGAATTCGAGGAAGGCGGCGAGGAGATCGAGCTGCCGGACCCGAAGTGGCGTCAGGTGCGAATGCGGATCGAACTCGGCGGCGACGGTGACGTCCGGCCCGACCAGGGCGCGCACGCGTTCGAGAAAATCCCCCTCCGGGTCGTCATAGCCCTGCGCCACCATGGCGCCGTGCAGTCCAAGGACGACGCCGTCCACCGGCAACGCGGCCTGGAGCTCGGCCAGGATCGTGTCGCGCAGGTGCTCGTAGGTCTGGCGCTGGATCAGCCCGGCGGGCTCGGCCCAGC
This region of Aureimonas sp. AU20 genomic DNA includes:
- a CDS encoding GNAT family N-acetyltransferase; the encoded protein is MSTASPIAAIRLAPVAPADRDRLAALAVAPDQAGFVASNAASLEEADEDPDARPRALWLSDGPGSAERLVGFLMYEAPSGDTEARIYRLMIDRAEQGRGLGKAALQAVLGEIRALAHIQEISICYDPGNAAARHMYGQAGFVEEGLDEDGEMIARLLWPKI
- a CDS encoding 4'-phosphopantetheinyl transferase family protein, which gives rise to MSAGPGAFPTPDEAALQAALDHLAPPGIRIACRALRAGDAAHLLPEEAGSITARHPARRDASVAARWAARQLLKAHGLGEAAIPRAPSGAPIWPAGLTGSLAHDETMAVAALGRIDVMGSLGVDVEPPEPLSPDLLPLVVTAADRLPEPSDLLAARLVFCAKEAVYKAVYPLDGQILDYGDIAVDLPLRRATTRSGRQLRLFICTVPRLVVLAVMEV
- a CDS encoding M81 family metallopeptidase, which gives rise to MRIFTASLATETNTFSPVPTDLHAFKAAFYAGPGEHPDTPTLCSSPVPILRRRGRAEGFTVIEGTSCWAEPAGLIQRQTYEHLRDTILAELQAALPVDGVVLGLHGAMVAQGYDDPEGDFLERVRALVGPDVTVAAEFDPHSHLTPLRVRQLDLLAAFLEFPHTDFEERGELVVDLALRTIRGEIKPVISTFDCRMISIYPTSREPMRGFVDRLKAMEGRDGILAVSVIHGFMAGDVPEMGTRIVVVTDGDKAKGEALAERLGRELYALRGTTAMPILDTEAGLDHAGAIRVAHPEKPVVVADIWDNPGGGVAGDATHVLRRILERGDAGKVALATIWDPIAVSFCHAAGEGAEIDLRFGGKSGPHGGQPLDARVRVLRVEESGWQSFRNSRVTLGRAATIRLIGTEIDVILITSRTQTYEPDIFSNMGVDFAAKDLLLVKSTNHFHAGFQPVASEIVYVASPTSYPTDPATTPYRKASLQLWPRAKDPLGLDG